A region from the Medicago truncatula cultivar Jemalong A17 chromosome 6, MtrunA17r5.0-ANR, whole genome shotgun sequence genome encodes:
- the LOC25495426 gene encoding cytochrome P450 85A: MAFFMAIVGVFLVLCFCSALLRWNEVRYRKKGLPPGTMGWPVFGETTEFLKQGPNFMKNQRLRFGSFFKSHILGCPTIVSMDPELNRYILMNESKGLVPGYPQSMLDILGKCNIAAVHGSTHKYMRGALLSIISPTMIRDQILPKVDEFMSAQLSNWDDKIINIQEKTKEMVFLSSLKQIASIKSTSTIADSFKTEFFKLVLGTISLPINLPGTNYHRGFQARKNIVSILSQLIKERRASNEIHKDMLGCWMEREENKYKLSDEEIIDLVITLMYSGYETVSTTSMMAVKYLHDHPKALEELRKEHLAIRERKKPNEPIDSNDLKSMRFTRAVIFETSRLATIVNGVLRKTTQDMELNGYLIPKGWRIYVYTREINYDPFLYPDPLTFNPWRWMDKSLESHNYFLIFGGGTRLCPGKELGITEISTFLHHLVTRYRWEEVGGDKLMKFPRVQAPNGLHMRFSSC, translated from the exons ATGGCTTTTTTCATGGCAATTGTTGGTGTATTCTTGGTTCTCTGTTTTTGCTCTGCTCTCTTGAGGTGGAATGAAGTAAGGTATAGGAAGAAAGGTTTGCCACCTGGAACAATGGGATGGccagtttttggagaaacaACTGAGTTTCTTAAACAAGGTCCAAATTTCATGAAAAACCAAAGATTAAG GTTTGGAAGTTTTTTCAAATCACATATACTTGGCTGCCCTACAATAGTTTCAATGGATCCAGAGCTTAATAGATAcatattaatgaatgaatcaaaaGGTCTTGTTCCTGGATACCCTCAATCTATGTTAGATATCTTAGGAAAATGTAATATTGCAGCAGTTCATGGCTCCACTCACAAGTACATGAGAGGAGCACTTCTTTCCATCATTAGCCCTACCATGATTAGAGATCAGATTTTGCCTAAAGTTGATGAGTTTATGAGTGCTCAATTAAGCAATTGGGATgacaaaatcatcaacattcaAGAGAAAACTAAAGAG ATGGTCTTCCTCTCATCTTTGAAGCAGATTGCAAGTATAAAATCAACCTCAACAATAGCTGATTCTTTCAAGACAGAGTTTTTCAAGCTAGTTTTAGGAACCATTTCTCTACCTATTAACCTTCCTGGCACAAATTACCACCGTGGATTTCAG GCAAGGAAGAATATAGTCAGCATTTTGAGTCAACTAATAAAGGAAAGAAGAGCATCCAATGAAATTCACAAAGACATGCTTGGTTGTTGGAtggaaagagaagaaaataagtACAAACTAAGTGATGAAGAAATCATTGATCTAGTGATTACACTTATGTATTCTGGTTATGAAACTGTTTCAACCACTTCAATGATGGCTGTGAAATACCTCCATGACCATCCCAAAGCTCTTGAAGAACTTAGA AAAGAGCATTTGGCCATAAGAGAGAGGAAAAAGCCAAATGAACCAATTGATTCCAatgatctcaaatcaatgagGTTTACTCGTGCG GTGATTTTTGAGACATCTAGATTGGCCACAATAGTTAATGGAGTTCTAAGGAAAACCACTCAAGATATGGAACTAAATG GCTATTTGATTCCTAAAGGGTGGAGAATATATGTGTATACAAGAGAGATAAATTATGACCCGTTTTTGTATCCTGATCCATTAACATTCAATCCATGGAGATGGATG GATAAGAGTTTGGAATCACATAATTACTTCTTGATATTTGGAGGTGGCACTAGACTTTGTCCTGGAAAAGAGTTGGGAATCACTGAAATTTCAACTTTCTTGCACCACCTTGTAACTAGATATAG GTGGGAAGAAGTAGGAGGAGATAAACTAATGAAATTTCCTAGGGTTCAAGCACCAAATGGATTGCACATGAGATTTTCATCTTGCTAA